One window of the Deinococcus seoulensis genome contains the following:
- a CDS encoding putative bifunctional diguanylate cyclase/phosphodiesterase, which produces MTRPSGSSSFLRAARSPVLRAGDAGLADAVLDTTDTLVVVLDPAGRVVRFNPACERLSGLSFGQVRGQVLWPLVLEDDEAAGVQQMFARLLAGETSARHENHWRDVHGDRRVILWSNKTLLDWRGRPSLVVATGVDVTAERRAQAAQHELETRFRALFERSADGLVLIDPHDPDVPWRIVDCNEAFCRMNGYDQEDLIGASIDLLHPYPMMAQEGAELLQWIREEQPVHGEGAHLHRNGTVFPIESASSIVTVGGREMILGQDRDISARKRADEQLRELAAQLAFDAQHDALTGLPNRTLLLDRLQLELRRATRSGHAVAVIFLDLDGFKRVNDMLGHAVGDDLLREVAARLQGCLRPADTVARLGGDEFVAVIPDLPGREEAARVARRLQEALAPVVQMNGQQINVQSSVGVAIYPPDSSLPANLLRQADMAMYQAKRAGKNGIEFFAPNLDVAAHSQMHIEVRLRRALQENLMHLHYQPQVDVQTGELLGFEALLRWTDAHLGTVPPGRFIPVAEETGLIVPLGRWVLNEACRQVAEWGLTVPVAVNVSALEVAREDFVETVTGTLARHGLSGGNLKLELTERLAVRDLHRAARHLSQLRALGIQLSLDDFGTGQSSVSTLLQLPMDELKLDRSLIMGVADSPADQRVVGALLGLARGLNLNVIVEGVETEEQYRVLRDMNCGAVQGYLTGRPGPPDVWAERIRPHQKPGLR; this is translated from the coding sequence ATGACTCGCCCGTCCGGTTCTTCCTCGTTTCTGCGCGCGGCCCGCAGTCCGGTCCTGCGTGCCGGGGATGCCGGGCTGGCCGACGCGGTCCTGGACACCACTGACACGCTGGTCGTGGTGCTGGACCCGGCGGGGCGGGTGGTGCGGTTCAATCCGGCGTGCGAGCGTCTGAGTGGCCTGAGTTTCGGGCAGGTGCGGGGGCAGGTGCTGTGGCCACTGGTGCTGGAGGACGACGAGGCGGCGGGTGTGCAGCAGATGTTCGCGCGGCTGCTGGCGGGTGAGACCTCGGCCCGGCATGAGAACCACTGGCGGGACGTGCACGGGGACCGGCGTGTGATCCTGTGGTCGAACAAGACCCTGCTGGACTGGCGGGGCCGCCCGTCGCTGGTCGTGGCGACCGGGGTGGACGTCACGGCCGAGCGGCGCGCGCAGGCGGCGCAGCATGAACTCGAAACGCGGTTCCGGGCGCTGTTCGAGCGGTCGGCGGACGGACTGGTCCTGATCGACCCGCACGATCCGGACGTGCCGTGGCGGATCGTGGACTGCAACGAGGCGTTCTGCCGCATGAACGGGTACGACCAGGAGGACCTGATCGGGGCGTCCATCGACCTGCTGCACCCGTACCCGATGATGGCGCAGGAGGGCGCCGAACTGCTGCAATGGATCCGCGAGGAGCAACCCGTGCACGGCGAGGGCGCGCACCTGCATCGCAACGGCACGGTCTTCCCGATCGAGAGTGCCAGCAGCATCGTGACCGTGGGGGGCCGCGAGATGATCCTGGGGCAGGACCGCGACATCTCGGCCCGGAAACGCGCCGACGAGCAACTGCGGGAACTGGCGGCGCAACTGGCGTTCGACGCGCAGCACGACGCCCTGACCGGCCTGCCCAACCGCACGTTGCTGCTGGACCGCCTGCAACTGGAGTTGCGCCGCGCGACCCGTTCGGGGCACGCGGTGGCCGTGATCTTCCTGGACCTGGACGGGTTCAAGCGCGTGAACGACATGCTGGGGCACGCGGTCGGGGATGACCTGCTGCGCGAGGTCGCGGCCCGGTTGCAGGGGTGCCTGCGGCCCGCCGATACGGTCGCCCGGCTGGGCGGCGACGAGTTCGTGGCGGTCATTCCGGACCTGCCGGGCCGTGAGGAGGCCGCGCGGGTCGCCCGGCGCCTTCAGGAGGCGCTGGCGCCGGTCGTGCAGATGAACGGGCAGCAGATCAACGTGCAGAGCAGCGTGGGCGTGGCGATCTACCCGCCGGACAGCAGCCTGCCGGCCAACCTGCTGCGGCAGGCGGACATGGCGATGTACCAGGCGAAACGGGCCGGGAAGAACGGCATCGAGTTCTTCGCGCCGAACCTGGACGTCGCGGCGCACAGTCAGATGCACATCGAGGTGCGCCTGCGCCGCGCCCTGCAGGAGAACCTGATGCACCTGCACTACCAGCCGCAGGTGGACGTGCAGACCGGCGAACTGCTGGGATTCGAGGCGCTGCTGCGCTGGACGGACGCGCACCTGGGGACCGTGCCGCCGGGCCGGTTCATTCCGGTGGCCGAGGAGACGGGCCTGATCGTGCCGCTGGGCCGCTGGGTGCTGAACGAGGCGTGCCGTCAGGTGGCCGAGTGGGGACTGACGGTGCCGGTGGCCGTGAACGTCTCGGCGCTGGAGGTGGCCCGCGAGGATTTCGTGGAGACCGTCACCGGCACGCTGGCCCGCCACGGCCTGAGCGGCGGGAACCTGAAACTGGAACTGACGGAGCGGCTGGCCGTGCGGGACCTGCACCGCGCCGCCCGGCACCTGTCGCAGCTGCGGGCGCTGGGCATTCAGCTTTCCCTGGATGACTTCGGGACGGGGCAGTCGTCGGTGTCCACGCTGCTGCAACTGCCGATGGATGAACTGAAACTGGACCGTTCGCTGATCATGGGCGTCGCGGACTCGCCCGCCGATCAGCGGGTCGTGGGGGCGCTGCTGGGACTGGCGCGCGGCCTGAACCTGAACGTGATCGTGGAGGGCGTGGAAACCGAAGAGCAGTACCGGGTGCTGCGCGACATGAACTGCGGCGCCGTGCAGGGCTACCTGACCGGGCGGCCCGGCCCGCCGGACGTGTGGGCCGAGCGTATCCGCCCGCACCAGAAACCCGGCCTGCGCTGA
- a CDS encoding DoxX family protein translates to MTASVVADSGTSWPRTLARVLLGSFMMFAGVGHMTFLRRDFQAQVPTWLPLDKDFVVLASGVVEVGFGAALLALPRQRRTVGWVLAAFFVAIFPGNVSQYLTHQSAFGLDTDEKRLTRLFFQPVLIALALWSTGAWPKSRPRSRR, encoded by the coding sequence ATGACTGCTTCTGTGGTGGCTGATTCCGGGACTTCGTGGCCGCGCACGCTGGCGCGCGTGCTGCTGGGGTCGTTCATGATGTTCGCGGGTGTGGGGCACATGACGTTCCTGCGGCGGGATTTTCAGGCGCAGGTGCCGACGTGGTTGCCGCTGGATAAGGATTTCGTGGTGCTGGCGTCCGGTGTGGTGGAGGTGGGGTTCGGGGCGGCGCTACTGGCCCTGCCCCGGCAGCGGCGGACGGTGGGGTGGGTGCTGGCGGCGTTCTTCGTGGCGATCTTTCCGGGGAACGTGTCTCAGTACCTGACGCATCAGAGTGCGTTCGGGCTGGATACGGACGAGAAACGGTTGACGCGGTTGTTCTTTCAGCCGGTGCTGATCGCGCTGGCCCTGTGGAGTACCGGGGCGTGGCCGAAGTCGCGGCCCAGGTCGCGGCGCTGA